From Candidatus Tisiphia endosymbiont of Melanophora roralis, a single genomic window includes:
- a CDS encoding type II toxin-antitoxin system YafQ family toxin — protein MHKLSNNYSALWECHLEPDWLLVFELNNKTLILENTGSHSDLFKS, from the coding sequence TTGCATAAGTTATCTAACAATTATTCAGCCCTTTGGGAATGTCATTTAGAGCCTGATTGGCTATTAGTTTTTGAGTTAAATAATAAAACCTTAATATTAGAAAATACAGGTAGTCATAGCGATTTATTTAAGAGCTAA